gtattctaaatgaggtagagGCTTACAAGCCGTACTTCGTCCAGAAAAGAGATAATGCCGGAAGACTTGGGttatcttctatgcaaaagATAACCACAACCCTTAGAATGCTGGCGTATGGAGTTATAAAAGATTTTATagatgaatacatacgtattggtgaaagcacTACAACGAAGAGCTTAAAGAAATTTTGCAAGACAATGGTAACtgttttttcagatgaatatttGCGATATCCAAATACTGATAATATTACTCGATTGCTTGCAGTTGGTGAACAACGGGGATTCCCAGGATGGCATCAACACTACTATTTAGCTATGTggagacaagtaacttgtcttcttcgAGTGTAAAGTTTTCACCCTTGACTGATTTTCTTTAGGTTGTGGGATGAGTGGAGAGTCATCCAAAATGACAGAATGTTGTGAACTTTGACCATCAAAGACGTGGTCAAATCAAGCTCCTAAGCCAGGAGGCTTATTAAGAACATATTTCGATGGTTGGGTGAATTCAATAGCCTCAAAATCATAGTAACATAAGAGAAATGGCAAATTACCGCAATCAACCAAtagtttcttaattaaaaaaaaaaaaaccatacaaACAATCAAAGTGGTAAAGAAGGATTGTAATCAAGCAGCCCCTTCATCACAACAAACCCTTCGTTGGAAACAATCAATCGAGATACCAATATGAACAAAATACCAATAGcccaaaaaatacaaacaatcCATCGAAATTACAAACTGCCTCAATAAACAAGCAATGTTTTTGAGCATCGATAGCTCATACCAACAGCCCCAAAATCACAATAATTGAAGAGAACTGGAAAACTGCCTTAAGAAACCAACAACCTTttcataaaaaacaaacaatcgAAATGGCAAAGAATGGTTGTAATCAAACGACCCTTTCATCACAACAGGCCCTTTGATAGAAACAATCAATTGATATACCAATCTGAGCAAAATACCAACAGCTCCAAAAGCACAAGCAATCCATCGAAATGACAAACTACCTCAATAAACAAACAGTCtactcacaaaaaaaaaaaaggcaatcgAAATGGAAAATAAGGGCTGTAATCAAACATCATATTCATCACAAACAACCTCCAATACAAACACATATACTCCGTAACCAATCTGACCAAAATACCAACAACCCTCAACTCACTAACAACCCAATGGTTGGGCAAACTACCTCAATTGTCCaatattaataagaaaaatttacaagCAATCGAAATGATAAAGAACAGTAGTGATCAAACAACTAACTTCATCAAAACAGGCTCTTCAATCCATGCCAAGCAATTGCCTTTTCAATCTGACCAAAATTCTCacaaaagccccaaaatcacaaacaacaTGACAAAATAGCGAGGTCATGATTTAGAAAATCCATTGTAAATGTTTGGCACATCAAAATGCCAGACCCTAGAGCAAATATGAAAggaacaaatattacaatcaaagATTTCATCAGCTAAAGTTAGACCCAAATGCAAGAAAAACAAATTCTAAGGAAATATGCATCAGAGATTCAGTCATGGAAGCCCAAAAATTGTGCTTCAAAGACGACGAAATCCAGCCATGGGAGGGGTCTTCAGTAGTATAAATCAAAACAGAGTGACAAATACTT
This sequence is a window from Carya illinoinensis cultivar Pawnee chromosome 9, C.illinoinensisPawnee_v1, whole genome shotgun sequence. Protein-coding genes within it:
- the LOC122276922 gene encoding uncharacterized protein LOC122276922, with translation MAHSFFCQLLKYLSSKDKLEAALNIEVDGESSKYHGNRQYRKFIRRDHIQGHERLFGNYFTENPIYPSNLFRRIFQISRPLFLRILNEVEAYKPYFVQKRDNAGRLGLSSMQKITTTLRMLAYGVIKDFIDEYIRIGESTTTKSLKKFCKTMVTVFSDEYLRYPNTDNITRLLAVGEQRGFPGWHQHYYLAMWRQVTCLLRV